One genomic region from Xenopus laevis strain J_2021 chromosome 2L, Xenopus_laevis_v10.1, whole genome shotgun sequence encodes:
- the LOC108707624 gene encoding odorant receptor 131-2, which produces MSNVTSLPSNMTQVSINSNQIADILRMTFLVSVFVCILFFAYLVAIILTVFFTKPSLRENSRYFLFAHMLINDAAYLVVSLFLVIITSYIPVLLPAPVCYTLVMVSSTSYKITPYNLGVMALERYVAICFPLRHSEFCSRRRSGIALVVIWAIGLIPNIADAIILSTSIPSSFFSLHVICARSSFMKTSLQSLIRDLTHILSFSLVGLIILFTYIRIMMVALRIGSGKESAFKAGKTVLLHAIQLILSLMAFSYNLTETYLRQYMYVLPLGNFFLFMCLPRFISPLIYGIRDEVFRNYIKRFMLCRQFRIHEIKIVVVKE; this is translated from the coding sequence ATGTCAAATGTTACCAGCCTGCCCAGCAACATGACCCAAGTCTCCATCaacagcaaccaaattgctgatatCTTGCGCATGACGTTTTTAGTGTCTGTATTTGTGTGCATTTTATTCTTCGCCTATCTCGTCGCCATTATTCTGACCGTGTTCTTCACGAAACCTTCCCTCCGTGAAAACTCTCGCTACTTCCTATTTGCCCACATGCTCATTAATGACGCAGCCTATCTTGTTGTGTCGCTTTTCTTGGTCATAATCACAAGTTATATTCCAGTGTTGCTCCCGGCTCCTGTTTGCTATACTCTAGTCATGGTATCTTCTACATCTTATAAAATCACTCCTTATAATCTTGGGGTGATGGCTCTAGAACGCTATGTGGCCATTTGCTTCCCTCTGAGGCACAGTGAGTTCTGCAGCAGAAGGAGATCTGGTATTGCTCTTGTTGTGATATGGGCCATAGGGTTGATCCCTAATATTGCCGATGCTATTATTTTAAGCACCTCCATTCCAAGTAGCTTCTTCTCTCTTCATGTGATATGTGCCCGCTCTTCCTTTATGAAAACCTCCCTCCAATCATTAATCCGTGACCTTACCCATATCTTGTCTTTTTCCCTGGTGGGACTGATCATTCTTTTCACCTACATTAGGATCATGATGGTGGCTTTAAGGATAGGCTCAGGGAAGGAATCGGCCTTCAAGGCTGGTAAAACTGTTCTTCTCCATGCTATTCAGCTTATTCTCTCCCTCATGGCTTTTAGCTACAACCTTACGGAAACCTACCTCAGGCAGTACATGTATGTTCTGCCCTTGGGCAACTTCTTCTTGTTCATGTGTCTGCCAAGATTTATTAGCCCTTTGATTTATGGAATAAGGGATGAAGTCTTTCGGAATTATATCAAGAGGTTTATGCTCTGCAGGCAATTCAGGATTCACGAAATTAAAATTGTGGTtgtaaaggaatag